The following proteins come from a genomic window of Nostoc sp. ATCC 53789:
- a CDS encoding ATP-binding protein: MGQARILVVEDEVIVARAISSQLSQLGYVVTGTASSGKVAIAKALETQPELVLMDIILKGEMDGIATASHIREQLDVPVIFLTAYGDNNTLERAKITQPFGYIVKPFTTKDLKIAIEIGLLKHQLERELRQNRDQLATLLNSISDAVIATNEQGNVTFMNPAAEALTGWQQKDALGNEAANIFHIVDETTDTILENPVTKVLREQQVVYLEEFTSLIRRDGKRVPIGDSASPLKGGADKINGVVVVFWDLSDRRQTKVLEKALEKEQELNRLKSLFISTVSHEFRNPLTVIQTAVELIEMKGANLTDVKRGIYLKRIQGAVQSMEKLMEEVLFVGRAEAKKLVYNPAPLNLEQFCLELIKDFSIVESSECEVVFTCHSDRTEAVMDEGLLNYMFGNLLSNAIKYSPRGGKIEFNLICDPIEKVAIFYIQDQGMGIPEADQARLFESFYRGSNVQSIKGTGLGLVIVKRCVDAHRGQISVTSQIGVGTTFTVILPLNSDSSSES; the protein is encoded by the coding sequence ATGGGTCAAGCTAGGATTTTAGTTGTTGAAGATGAAGTGATTGTGGCTAGAGCTATTTCTAGCCAACTCAGTCAACTAGGTTATGTTGTTACGGGAACAGCTTCGTCTGGAAAAGTTGCCATTGCTAAGGCATTGGAAACTCAACCAGAGTTAGTCTTAATGGATATTATTCTTAAAGGTGAAATGGATGGTATTGCTACTGCCAGCCATATTCGCGAGCAGTTAGACGTACCTGTAATATTTTTAACTGCTTATGGTGATAATAATACTTTAGAAAGAGCGAAAATTACCCAACCTTTTGGATACATTGTTAAACCATTTACTACAAAAGATTTAAAGATAGCAATTGAAATCGGTCTTTTAAAACACCAGTTAGAGCGTGAACTACGGCAAAATCGAGATCAGTTGGCAACCCTTTTAAACTCAATAAGCGATGCTGTAATCGCTACAAATGAGCAGGGAAATGTGACATTTATGAATCCCGCAGCTGAGGCACTCACTGGCTGGCAGCAAAAAGATGCTTTAGGAAATGAGGCAGCGAATATTTTTCATATTGTCGATGAAACCACAGATACTATATTAGAAAACCCAGTGACAAAAGTACTGCGGGAGCAGCAGGTTGTTTATTTAGAGGAATTTACATCTCTGATTAGAAGAGATGGAAAAAGAGTTCCAATTGGTGATAGTGCTTCACCACTGAAGGGAGGGGCAGATAAAATAAATGGTGTAGTAGTTGTTTTCTGGGATCTTAGCGATCGCCGTCAAACAAAAGTACTAGAGAAAGCATTAGAAAAGGAGCAAGAACTTAACCGTCTCAAGTCCTTATTTATCTCTACCGTATCTCATGAGTTCCGTAATCCTCTGACTGTTATTCAAACGGCAGTAGAGCTTATAGAGATGAAAGGAGCAAATTTGACAGATGTAAAAAGAGGAATTTATTTAAAGCGAATTCAAGGTGCTGTGCAGTCTATGGAAAAACTCATGGAAGAAGTGCTGTTTGTGGGTCGAGCGGAGGCAAAAAAACTTGTATATAACCCTGCTCCACTTAACTTAGAGCAATTCTGTCTAGAGTTAATCAAAGATTTTTCTATTGTTGAAAGTAGCGAGTGTGAAGTTGTTTTTACCTGTCATAGCGATCGCACTGAAGCTGTAATGGATGAAGGACTATTAAATTATATGTTCGGGAATCTCCTCTCAAACGCGATTAAATATTCTCCAAGAGGTGGCAAGATTGAGTTTAACTTAATATGTGATCCAATTGAGAAGGTAGCAATTTTTTATATTCAAGATCAAGGTATGGGCATTCCAGAAGCAGATCAAGCTAGACTTTTTGAATCATTTTACCGAGGCTCAAATGTCCAATCAATTAAGGGTACTGGGTTAGGTTTAGTAATCGTTAAAAGGTGCGTTGATGCTCACAGGGGTCAAATTAGTGTTACAAGTCAAATTGGAGTGGGTACTACATTTACAGTAATTTTGCCCTTAAATTCCGATAGCTCAAGCGAAAGCTAG
- a CDS encoding PAS domain S-box protein produces the protein MLFPENESQQLEVLLFSQNPNPMWIYNQNNLQFLDVNEAAIIHYGYSREEFLQMRITDIYPPENVPVFREYLGKNHTNLHFSGQWLHQRKDGQTIDVEVVTHTINYANHNARLVNIRDITEHKRIERKLQEQNEFLRIIFESIPLMIALIDTNGKLQWVNQEWESVLGWKFKDFQAGDVLEALYPNPEYRQDVINFMQSAKHNWADFRTQVRDGDLLDTSWTNVKLSNGQIITIGQDITERKRTELALKGQAEREQLMRTVAQRIRQSLNLQDILNATVQEVRDLLGVDRVVVYQFDSEMIGTIMAESVEPGWRVSLGVEIYDTCFQTGKGAEYYQVNKRAIANIYEAGLTDCHIRLLEQFEVKANLVVPILLEVSSQNPGSHLWGLLIAHQCSGFREWEKNQLDLLDQVTVQLAIAIQQSSILEQAQTELVQRQKAQVKLKNALAEKEVLLKEVHHRVKNNLQIVSSLLQLQSQTLKDPEAIKVLRESQNRIESISLIHKNLYTSANIGQIDVADYISNLAASLLISYQIWPDRITLETDIDSVNLNVDQAIACGLVINELISNALKHAFPNQQVGTISIALRNINNSIEMTIQDNGIGLPANLDWTNTDSLGLSLVYDLVTEQLEGNITLERNHGTGFKIKFKQLTLHQ, from the coding sequence ATGCTATTTCCTGAAAATGAAAGCCAACAGTTAGAAGTACTTCTGTTCTCTCAAAATCCTAACCCAATGTGGATATATAACCAGAATAATCTGCAATTCTTGGATGTCAATGAAGCTGCTATTATCCACTACGGCTACTCACGAGAAGAATTTTTGCAAATGCGAATAACTGACATTTATCCTCCAGAAAATGTACCTGTCTTCAGAGAATATTTAGGAAAAAATCACACTAACTTGCACTTTTCTGGACAATGGCTACATCAGCGAAAAGACGGACAGACTATTGATGTTGAAGTTGTCACGCATACAATAAACTATGCCAATCATAATGCTCGGTTAGTTAATATCCGAGACATTACAGAACACAAACGAATAGAAAGAAAACTTCAAGAGCAAAATGAGTTTTTGCGGATAATTTTTGAGAGTATACCATTGATGATTGCACTTATTGATACCAATGGTAAACTTCAGTGGGTAAACCAAGAATGGGAAAGTGTTTTAGGCTGGAAATTTAAAGACTTCCAAGCTGGTGATGTTTTGGAAGCATTGTATCCTAATCCTGAATATCGACAGGATGTGATTAATTTTATGCAGTCTGCAAAACACAATTGGGCTGACTTCAGAACTCAGGTTCGGGATGGTGATTTACTAGATACATCTTGGACAAACGTTAAACTTTCAAATGGTCAAATTATCACTATTGGTCAAGATATAACGGAGCGCAAGCGAACTGAACTGGCTCTAAAAGGTCAAGCCGAACGGGAGCAATTGATGCGAACTGTTGCTCAACGAATTCGTCAATCTTTGAATCTCCAAGATATTTTGAATGCAACAGTTCAAGAAGTGCGAGATTTACTTGGGGTTGATCGAGTAGTAGTTTATCAGTTTGACTCAGAAATGATCGGCACAATCATGGCGGAGTCAGTAGAACCTGGATGGAGAGTTTCTTTGGGGGTAGAGATTTATGATACGTGTTTTCAAACAGGCAAAGGAGCGGAGTATTACCAAGTAAACAAACGAGCGATCGCTAATATTTATGAAGCTGGACTAACTGATTGTCATATTCGCTTATTAGAACAATTTGAAGTCAAAGCAAATTTAGTTGTACCCATTTTACTAGAAGTAAGTTCTCAAAACCCTGGCTCTCACCTTTGGGGTTTATTAATTGCTCACCAATGCTCTGGTTTCCGTGAGTGGGAAAAAAATCAATTAGATTTGCTCGATCAAGTGACAGTCCAATTAGCGATCGCAATTCAACAATCCAGCATCCTTGAGCAAGCTCAAACTGAACTTGTTCAAAGACAAAAAGCTCAAGTCAAATTAAAAAATGCCTTAGCTGAAAAAGAAGTTCTCTTAAAGGAAGTTCATCATCGAGTTAAAAATAATTTGCAAATTGTCTCTAGTTTATTACAACTTCAGTCTCAAACACTCAAAGATCCTGAAGCCATCAAAGTTCTTCGAGAAAGTCAAAACCGAATTGAGTCAATATCTTTAATTCATAAAAATTTGTACACTTCTGCTAATATTGGGCAGATTGATGTTGCCGATTATATAAGTAATTTAGCAGCAAGCCTGCTAATTTCCTATCAAATATGGCCTGATAGAATTACTCTAGAAACTGATATAGATTCAGTGAATTTGAATGTCGATCAAGCTATTGCCTGCGGATTGGTTATTAACGAATTAATCTCCAATGCTCTCAAGCACGCTTTTCCGAATCAACAAGTAGGTACAATCAGTATTGCTCTACGCAATATCAATAATAGTATCGAGATGACTATCCAAGATAATGGAATTGGTTTACCAGCTAATTTAGATTGGACAAATACTGATTCTTTGGGTCTGTCATTAGTATATGACTTGGTTACAGAACAGCTAGAAGGCAACATTACCCTAGAACGTAATCATGGAACAGGATTCAAAATCAAATTTAAGCAGTTAACTTTGCATCAGTAA
- a CDS encoding SagB/ThcOx family dehydrogenase: MPELHQSIAQHYHERTKYNPETLASKSQQLDWTKQPVPFKEYKIGSNIDLKPYIQEKSEGFANNPDAQWWQRLSRLLFRSYGLTARMPSMGSAVYLRAAPSAGGLYPAEVYVVSRGTSLLPPGLYNYQCRTHSLMHYWESDVWQTLQAACFWHPSLENTQLAIIVTAVFYRSAWRYEDRAYRRIFLDTGHLLGNIELAGAITDFRPHLIGGFVDESVNDLLYIDPQQEGAIAVLPLADLLDVNQNLPLGCTALPSATETNYPQIPDGELLTYFHRHTQIQSGITGNLNLPVIKQEKSLEDKYNFPFCLKIPTTTTPIDWGQKLSELENTMYKRRSTRAYNGDDLTFDQLKSLLDFTYQPQNYIDQSLDISPDYFDLNLIETFIAVCGVKGLEAGCYYYAPKAQELRQIRFKNFRRELHFLCLGQELGRDAAAVLFHTADLKAAIAQYGDRVYRYLHLDAGHLGQRLNLAAMHLNVGVSGIGGFFDDQVNEVLGIPSDEAALYITTLGHPR; this comes from the coding sequence ATGCCAGAATTACACCAATCAATTGCCCAGCATTATCACGAACGGACTAAATACAACCCTGAGACTCTTGCCTCCAAAAGTCAGCAGTTAGACTGGACTAAACAGCCAGTGCCTTTCAAAGAGTACAAAATTGGCTCTAATATTGATCTCAAACCCTATATCCAAGAAAAATCAGAGGGATTTGCTAACAACCCAGATGCTCAATGGTGGCAAAGACTTTCACGGTTGCTGTTTCGCAGCTATGGATTGACAGCGAGAATGCCTTCTATGGGTAGTGCGGTATATTTACGCGCTGCTCCCAGTGCCGGCGGATTGTACCCTGCCGAGGTGTATGTGGTTTCCCGTGGCACGTCGTTATTGCCACCTGGTTTGTATAACTACCAGTGTCGGACTCATTCACTGATGCATTATTGGGAAAGTGATGTTTGGCAAACTCTTCAAGCAGCTTGTTTCTGGCATCCTTCTTTAGAAAACACCCAATTAGCAATTATTGTCACTGCGGTATTTTATCGTTCTGCCTGGCGCTATGAAGATCGGGCTTATCGCCGGATTTTTCTAGATACGGGACATCTATTGGGTAATATCGAATTGGCTGGAGCGATTACTGACTTTCGTCCTCATTTAATCGGCGGCTTTGTGGATGAATCGGTAAACGATCTGCTTTATATAGATCCGCAACAAGAAGGTGCGATCGCTGTCTTACCTCTGGCAGACTTGTTAGATGTCAATCAAAATTTGCCATTGGGATGTACTGCTTTACCTTCCGCCACCGAAACCAATTATCCCCAAATCCCCGATGGTGAATTGCTGACATATTTCCATCGACACACCCAAATTCAATCAGGTATAACTGGCAATCTCAATCTACCAGTTATCAAACAAGAAAAATCTTTAGAGGATAAATATAACTTTCCTTTCTGTTTGAAAATCCCCACCACCACTACACCTATAGACTGGGGACAAAAGCTGTCAGAACTGGAAAATACAATGTATAAGCGACGCTCTACCCGCGCTTATAATGGTGATGATTTAACTTTCGATCAATTGAAAAGTCTACTCGATTTCACTTACCAACCGCAAAATTACATCGACCAAAGTTTAGATATTTCTCCAGACTACTTTGATTTGAATTTAATAGAAACATTTATTGCTGTTTGCGGAGTTAAAGGACTGGAAGCAGGTTGCTACTATTACGCGCCCAAAGCCCAAGAATTACGCCAAATTCGGTTTAAAAATTTCCGGCGAGAGTTACATTTTCTCTGCTTGGGGCAAGAATTAGGGCGGGATGCAGCAGCAGTATTATTCCATACAGCCGATCTGAAAGCTGCGATCGCTCAATATGGCGATCGCGTTTACCGTTATTTACATCTGGATGCGGGTCATTTGGGACAGCGCCTGAATTTAGCCGCAATGCACCTAAATGTAGGCGTTAGCGGTATCGGTGGATTCTTTGATGACCAAGTAAATGAAGTTTTGGGTATTCCCTCTGATGAAGCTGCTCTATATATCACTACATTGGGACACCCAAGATAA
- a CDS encoding M28 family peptidase, translating into MNLTKRLQTSLSAIARERDPYMATAGHFFVQEYIRQEFSQWGSVEIHTFEVRGKACKNLILNLPSQPRGQKKDLPPILIGAHYDGVPGTPAADDNATGVAVLLELARKFATQPIRYPLRLVAFDMEEYGLLGSADYAAVLHQQKQQLRLMISLEMLGYKDSTPGSQSYPPPLERFYPDTGDFIALIGNLRTLPDLIGMSRNIRKAGVASQWLPVPNRGLIVPQTRLSDHAPFWDLGYPAMMVTDTAFLRNPHYHKPSDAIATLDLDFLSGVCEGLEIAIRRL; encoded by the coding sequence TTGAATTTAACAAAGCGATTACAAACTTCCCTGAGTGCGATCGCGCGAGAACGCGATCCTTACATGGCAACAGCTGGACATTTTTTCGTCCAAGAATACATCCGCCAGGAATTTTCCCAATGGGGGAGTGTGGAAATCCACACCTTTGAAGTCAGGGGTAAAGCTTGTAAGAACTTGATATTAAATTTACCCTCCCAACCTAGAGGGCAAAAAAAAGATTTGCCACCGATTTTAATTGGCGCTCATTATGATGGCGTTCCGGGAACACCTGCGGCTGATGATAATGCCACAGGTGTGGCAGTTTTGCTGGAATTGGCGAGAAAGTTTGCTACCCAACCTATAAGATATCCATTAAGGCTGGTTGCTTTCGATATGGAAGAATACGGCTTACTAGGTAGCGCTGATTATGCAGCTGTGTTGCACCAACAAAAGCAACAGCTACGCTTAATGATCTCCCTAGAAATGCTGGGTTATAAGGATTCTACGCCTGGTTCTCAAAGTTATCCCCCTCCTCTAGAACGCTTCTATCCTGATACAGGTGATTTTATTGCTTTAATTGGTAATTTGCGGACATTGCCTGACTTAATTGGGATGAGCCGTAATATTCGCAAAGCTGGCGTAGCTAGTCAATGGCTACCCGTGCCGAATCGAGGTTTAATAGTTCCCCAAACCAGACTTAGCGATCATGCACCTTTCTGGGATTTGGGTTATCCAGCAATGATGGTGACAGATACGGCATTTTTGCGAAATCCCCATTATCACAAACCTAGTGATGCGATCGCTACTTTAGATTTAGATTTTCTTAGTGGTGTCTGTGAAGGGTTAGAAATTGCGATTCGGCGGTTATGA
- the dnaK gene encoding molecular chaperone DnaK, with the protein MGKVVGIDLGTTNSVVAVMEGGKPVVIANAEGMRTTPSVVGFSKEGERVVGQMARRQTVLNPQNTFFAVKRFIGRKYAELSPDSKRVPYTIRKDEVGNIKIACPRLNKDFAPEEISAMVLKKLADDASRYLGEPVTGAVITVPAYFNDSQRQATRDAGRIAGLEVLRILNEPTAASLAYGLDRGDTETILVFDLGGGTFDVSILEVGDGIFEVKATSGDTQLGGNDFDKVIVDWLAEQFLETEEIDLRRDRQALQRLMEAAEKAKIELSAVSVTDINLPFITATEDGPKHLETRLTRSQFEGLCGDLVGRLRTPVKRALKDAGLSPRDIEEVVLVGGSTRMPMVKQLVRDLIGTEPNENVNPDEVVGVGAAIQAGILAGELKDVLLLDVTPLSLGLETIGGVMKKLIPRNTTIPVRRSDIFSTSENNQNTVEIHVVQGEREMAGNNKSLGRFKLYGIPPAPRGIPQVQVSFDIDANGILQVTALDRTTGREQSITVQGASTLNESEVNRMIQDAQKYADVDRERKERVEKRTRSEALIFQAERQLREVALEFGMQFARSRRQRIDNICRDLKESLKENSDRGIDQAYADLQDALYELNREVRQTYAEDEDDDLLGTIRDIFTGGDKDKEREFPRDTYRERDSFGKDYGRDYGKDYGRDNSRDYGRDNNSRDSRSSSYESRPPRKARPSYQDNWDDEDDNDWL; encoded by the coding sequence ATGGGCAAGGTAGTCGGCATCGACTTGGGTACAACCAACTCAGTAGTCGCCGTTATGGAGGGTGGCAAGCCGGTGGTGATTGCCAATGCAGAAGGAATGCGAACAACCCCCTCCGTAGTTGGCTTTAGCAAAGAAGGCGAAAGGGTAGTTGGGCAAATGGCACGCCGCCAAACCGTCCTCAATCCCCAAAATACCTTTTTTGCAGTGAAACGCTTCATTGGGCGCAAATATGCCGAACTTAGTCCAGATTCTAAGCGTGTACCCTACACCATCCGCAAAGATGAAGTAGGTAATATTAAAATTGCTTGTCCCCGTCTCAATAAAGATTTCGCCCCAGAAGAAATTTCGGCAATGGTGCTGAAGAAATTGGCAGACGATGCTAGTCGCTATTTGGGTGAACCAGTCACAGGGGCAGTGATTACAGTCCCCGCTTATTTTAACGATTCTCAACGGCAAGCAACCCGCGATGCTGGCAGAATTGCCGGTTTAGAGGTGTTGCGGATTCTCAATGAACCAACTGCTGCATCTTTAGCTTATGGATTAGATCGGGGTGACACGGAAACTATCTTAGTCTTCGACTTGGGTGGCGGTACTTTTGACGTGTCGATTTTAGAAGTGGGCGATGGGATATTTGAGGTCAAAGCTACCAGTGGAGATACGCAACTTGGTGGTAATGACTTTGACAAAGTAATCGTAGATTGGTTAGCAGAGCAATTTCTGGAAACTGAAGAAATAGACTTAAGACGCGATCGCCAAGCTTTGCAACGTCTGATGGAAGCTGCGGAAAAAGCCAAAATTGAGCTTTCTGCTGTCAGCGTTACTGATATTAACTTACCCTTCATCACCGCTACGGAAGATGGCCCCAAACATCTAGAAACTCGTTTAACTCGTTCCCAGTTTGAAGGTTTGTGTGGTGATTTGGTAGGGCGATTGCGGACACCAGTGAAACGCGCCCTCAAAGATGCCGGACTTTCACCTAGAGACATTGAAGAAGTTGTCTTAGTTGGTGGTTCTACACGGATGCCAATGGTGAAACAGCTAGTGCGGGACTTGATTGGTACAGAACCTAACGAAAACGTTAATCCCGATGAAGTAGTGGGAGTGGGTGCAGCAATTCAAGCCGGAATTCTTGCAGGCGAACTCAAAGATGTGCTGCTTTTGGATGTCACACCCCTTTCTTTGGGATTGGAAACCATCGGCGGCGTGATGAAAAAACTCATTCCCCGCAACACTACCATTCCAGTCCGCCGTTCTGACATTTTTTCCACGTCTGAAAATAACCAAAATACTGTGGAAATTCACGTAGTTCAGGGCGAACGGGAAATGGCAGGAAACAATAAGTCTTTAGGACGTTTCAAGCTGTATGGTATCCCGCCAGCGCCACGAGGAATTCCCCAAGTTCAGGTGTCATTTGATATCGATGCTAATGGTATTTTACAGGTAACAGCCTTAGATAGAACCACTGGGCGAGAGCAGAGTATCACCGTTCAAGGCGCTTCCACCTTGAACGAGTCAGAAGTGAATCGGATGATTCAAGATGCACAGAAATACGCCGATGTCGATCGCGAACGTAAAGAAAGGGTAGAAAAGCGGACTCGTTCTGAGGCATTAATTTTCCAAGCAGAACGGCAACTTAGAGAAGTTGCGCTTGAATTTGGTATGCAGTTTGCCCGCAGCCGTCGCCAAAGAATTGATAATATTTGCCGAGACTTAAAAGAAAGTCTGAAGGAAAATAGCGATCGCGGTATCGATCAAGCCTACGCCGATTTGCAAGATGCTCTCTATGAGCTAAATCGGGAAGTCCGTCAGACTTATGCTGAAGATGAAGATGACGATTTGTTAGGTACTATCCGTGACATTTTTACTGGCGGTGATAAGGATAAAGAACGCGAATTTCCTAGAGATACATATCGGGAACGCGATTCATTTGGTAAGGACTATGGCAGAGATTACGGTAAAGACTATGGCCGAGACAATAGCCGAGACTATGGCCGAGATAATAATAGCCGAGACAGTCGTTCTTCATCTTATGAAAGCCGTCCTCCACGCAAAGCCCGTCCCAGCTACCAAGATAACTGGGATGATGAAGATGACAATGATTGGTTGTAG
- a CDS encoding J domain-containing protein, whose translation MQNLPNFRDYYEILGVSKDASGEEIKKVYRRLARQYHPDLNPGNKESEEKFKDIGEAYEVLSDSAKRSQYDQFSRYWKQKGFAGNKQTPKAKTWQSGASDRNGNQEVDPSQFSDFESFINQVIGVKNKSGASKSSTNGNTSDPFRSPRTKVAYTVNTPPRTTRRDIEARLTLPLEKAYQGGNERIRLEDGRSLEVNMPLGMVTGQTIRLRNQGVGGGDLYLKITVEPHPLFKLEGLNILCQVPVTPSEAVLGGQVEAPTLDGPVKMTIPPGVRSGQKFRLGNKGYPGDDGKRGDQLVEIQIVTPKNINQEEQELYEKLRQIETFKPRADLIR comes from the coding sequence ATGCAAAATTTGCCGAATTTCCGCGATTACTACGAAATTTTAGGAGTATCTAAAGACGCTTCTGGTGAGGAAATTAAAAAGGTTTATCGGCGGTTAGCAAGACAATATCACCCCGATCTAAATCCGGGTAACAAAGAATCTGAGGAAAAATTTAAGGATATCGGCGAGGCTTATGAAGTCCTTTCAGACTCAGCCAAGCGATCGCAATACGACCAGTTTAGCCGCTACTGGAAGCAAAAAGGCTTTGCAGGCAACAAACAAACGCCAAAGGCTAAAACTTGGCAAAGTGGCGCTAGCGATCGCAACGGTAATCAGGAAGTAGATCCAAGCCAATTCTCCGACTTTGAAAGCTTTATTAATCAAGTTATCGGTGTCAAAAATAAGAGTGGGGCCAGTAAGTCGTCTACTAATGGCAATACTAGCGATCCGTTTCGTTCCCCCAGAACAAAAGTTGCCTATACAGTTAACACTCCACCTCGGACAACGCGTCGAGATATAGAAGCCAGATTAACGCTACCACTGGAAAAAGCTTATCAAGGTGGTAATGAACGCATTCGTTTGGAAGATGGGCGATCGCTAGAAGTTAATATGCCACTAGGGATGGTAACAGGTCAAACCATCCGTTTGCGAAACCAAGGTGTTGGTGGTGGCGATCTATACTTAAAAATTACCGTTGAGCCTCATCCATTATTTAAGCTAGAAGGTTTAAATATTCTTTGCCAAGTACCAGTTACTCCCAGCGAAGCTGTTTTAGGAGGACAGGTAGAAGCACCAACTTTGGATGGCCCAGTGAAAATGACCATTCCTCCAGGAGTTAGGTCTGGTCAAAAATTCCGACTAGGGAATAAAGGCTACCCCGGCGATGACGGTAAACGTGGCGATCAATTAGTAGAAATTCAAATAGTTACACCGAAAAATATCAATCAAGAAGAACAGGAATTGTACGAAAAGTTACGGCAAATTGAAACTTTTAAACCCCGTGCTGATTTAATACGTTAA
- a CDS encoding type II toxin-antitoxin system Phd/YefM family antitoxin encodes MQIKINLENIQTLTDFKRNAKDYLERIKVTKSPIVLTVNGKAEVVVHEAQAFQQMIDELQRLEEELQKLKLEALRSQIDIGIKQLDSGEYTEYHDESLPAFFANINVLNQHGV; translated from the coding sequence ATGCAGATCAAAATTAATCTCGAAAATATTCAAACTCTTACCGACTTTAAGCGTAATGCCAAAGATTACTTAGAACGGATCAAGGTCACTAAGTCTCCGATTGTACTAACGGTGAATGGAAAAGCTGAGGTTGTGGTGCATGAAGCGCAAGCGTTTCAACAGATGATAGATGAACTCCAGCGCCTTGAAGAAGAACTGCAAAAACTCAAGTTAGAAGCATTACGCAGTCAGATTGACATTGGTATTAAGCAACTCGATAGTGGAGAGTATACTGAATATCACGACGAGTCACTTCCAGCTTTTTTTGCAAATATTAACGTATTAAATCAGCACGGGGTTTAA
- a CDS encoding J domain-containing protein has translation MPQSSKSTYYSLLGLHPSASVIDIRRAYRELSKRYHPDTTDLPTAIATSKFQQINEAYATLSHPERRLSYDLKIGYSRFGVIQPPPDLNHPVSRSHDWSKSAYLDPSDRPLSSGEIFALFMLVLTFVGCLLLAVAIGLTRGDAAFQTRLLQSTPSVQQQINHISQLITLMVIKN, from the coding sequence ATGCCACAAAGCAGTAAATCAACTTATTACTCCCTGCTAGGACTGCATCCCTCGGCATCAGTAATTGATATTCGTCGCGCTTATCGAGAACTGAGCAAACGCTATCATCCTGATACTACAGACTTGCCTACTGCGATCGCCACTTCCAAATTTCAGCAAATCAATGAAGCCTACGCCACCCTTAGCCATCCAGAACGGCGGTTAAGCTACGATTTAAAAATTGGCTATTCCCGATTTGGAGTGATTCAACCACCCCCTGACTTGAATCATCCCGTCTCGCGTTCTCATGACTGGTCAAAATCAGCTTACCTCGATCCTAGCGATCGCCCCTTATCATCTGGCGAAATTTTTGCTTTATTTATGCTGGTGTTAACATTTGTAGGTTGTTTGTTATTAGCAGTTGCCATTGGTCTAACTCGTGGTGATGCTGCTTTTCAAACCCGTTTGCTACAGTCAACTCCATCTGTACAACAGCAAATTAACCATATATCGCAACTAATTACCCTTATGGTAATTAAAAATTAA
- a CDS encoding DUF3143 domain-containing protein — translation MPLLPSDTPLYNHPLPQIEQWLKDQGCKQDETQRHCWHVQRPSWQAELWLDVEQIVVRYVQSGENGQDIQRSFKYSLSRDDVEQAVFSGP, via the coding sequence ATGCCTCTTCTTCCCTCAGATACGCCCTTATATAATCATCCCTTGCCACAAATTGAACAGTGGCTAAAAGACCAAGGCTGTAAACAAGACGAAACCCAGAGGCATTGCTGGCATGTGCAACGGCCTAGTTGGCAAGCTGAACTATGGCTCGACGTTGAGCAAATCGTAGTGCGATATGTCCAATCTGGGGAAAATGGACAAGATATCCAACGCTCGTTCAAATATTCTCTCAGTCGGGATGATGTAGAACAAGCTGTGTTTTCTGGGCCATAA
- a CDS encoding putative toxin-antitoxin system toxin component, PIN family, which translates to MVIDTNIWIRILLKGRVTLPILEAFNEDKFQLVMSQPLMEELHLVWNRPRLRERINPSIAIQLEQQLQYRAIWIELETVPPNCRDPKDLAVLATAIDGQAEIIVSGDDDLRADDELRAVMATYGIRLLGVHSFLNVIAA; encoded by the coding sequence GTGGTCATCGACACTAACATTTGGATTCGTATTTTGCTCAAAGGCCGAGTTACATTGCCCATATTGGAAGCATTTAATGAGGACAAATTCCAGTTGGTGATGAGTCAACCCCTAATGGAAGAACTGCATCTAGTTTGGAATCGCCCCCGGTTAAGAGAACGGATTAATCCAAGTATTGCTATTCAACTTGAACAGCAGTTGCAGTACCGAGCAATATGGATTGAGTTGGAAACGGTTCCACCTAATTGTCGAGATCCCAAAGATTTAGCTGTACTTGCTACGGCTATTGATGGTCAAGCAGAGATTATTGTGTCTGGGGATGATGATTTACGTGCTGATGATGAGTTAAGGGCAGTAATGGCAACTTATGGCATCCGATTGCTGGGTGTTCATTCTTTTTTGAACGTGATTGCGGCTTAA